TCCAACTATGTTAACTTGGGTAGGCTCGGCTGGCGCAATTGGTATTATTTCAGCAATGTCTTGGGGTCTTGGCTACTTTGGTCAACCTCATATTATCGTGCGCTTTATGTCTGTTCGAAGTGTTAAAGACATGCCAACAGCGCGTCGCATAGGGATGAGCTGGATGATAGTCGCTGCCCTCGGTGCCGTGGGAACTGGTTTGTTTGGTGCTGCATACTCACATGAACATGGGATTGTTGTAGACGATGCCGAGACCATTTTTTTGATTTTATCTCAGCTATTGTTCCACCCACTGATCGCAGGTTTCTTACTCGCAGCAATTCTTGCTGCAATTATGAGTACTATTTCTTCGCAGTTGTTAGTGAGTTCGAGCTCTTTGACAGAAGACTTTTATAAGATTTTTATCCACAGAGCTGCGACAGACAAAGAACTTGTGCTTGTTGGTCGTATTAGTGTGTTAGTTGTAGCGCTTGCTGCAATTTATCTTGCATACGACAGAGATAGCTCGATTCTAGATCTTGTAAGTAATGCTTGGGCTGGTTTTGGTGCGGCATTTGGCCCACTGGTGCTGATAAGCTTATTCTGGTCTCGCATGAACTTTGCTGGAGCACTTGCTGGTATGGTATCTGGTGCGGTGACTGTGTTGGTATGGATCTACGGTCCGTTTACTTATAATGGTGAGCCGCTTAGCGCGACATTATATGAAATTGTCCCTGGGTTTATTGTCGCGACAGTCGCTATCTTTGCTGTCAGCCTAATGACCAAGGAGCCAAGTAAAGAGATCACGACCCTATTTTATAAAGTAGAAAAAGCGCTTGATTAAAGTCGGTTGAAGCGAATAAAAAACGGAGCATTTGCTCCGTTTTTTATTTCTTAAATATACGTATATACGGTTTAACAGTCACTTTAAGCTTGTTCTTTTAAGTGGTTAATCACGACTTCATGGTGATCTTTGGTTTTAAACTTATTGAACACGTGCTTGATGGTACCGTCTTGACCGACTAAGAAAGATAGGCGATGAATGCCATCATATTCTTTACCCATAAATTTCTTTAGTCCCCACACACCAAATTCATCGGCTACCGCGTGGTCTTCATCCGAAAGTAAGTCAAAGTTGAGCTCTTTTTTGTTTTCAAAGTTCTTTAACTTTTTCACAGGATCTGGACTAATGCCAACGGCTACGGTGTTTAATTCAGCCAGTTCAGCTTTGTGGTCGCGTAGATTTTCGGCCTGAACCGTACAGCCAGGGGTCAATGCTTTAGGATAAAAATAGACTAAAACTTGGTGAGACTTTAATAAAGTAGCAAGTTCAACGGTCTCGTCGTTTTGGTTTTGCAGTGAAAATAGTGGCGCTTGATCACCAACTTTTAAAGTATTCATAGTAAATCCTTAGCGAATGCGTCTAAATATATAGTCTACGTTTAAGGAGTGAGAAAGATCTTCGAACTGAACTTTAAAGTTATCAATATCCACATCCACTGGAATATTGAACTCAAGCTCGCAGCGCATATGTAGCTCGTCTTCTTGCTCAAAGGTATCTGACTTCAGTGAACAAATATTCACTCCTTGTGCTGCAAAATAGCGCGTTACTTTGCTGAGTGTACCGGGAGTATCTAGTCCTTCATATTCCAATGTATAACCTGCACTGTATTCGCCTTGCTGATGGCTCGACGTGCGTTTCATCATGGTTAAGAGACCGAGTTCCATCCCTTTTGCTGGTAAGGTATGTTCTACACGACTAATAGACGCCATGTCACCGGCGAGTAACATAATAAAGGTAAATTCATTTCCCAATATTGCGATACGACTGTCGATAATATTACAGTTGCAGTCACTCACAAGCTGTGTCAATTCGCCAACAATACCAGATCTGTCTTCTCCTATTGCGGTTAAGACAAGTTGATGGTTTGCATGCATGGTCATTTTGGAACCTCTGATTTCACGTAATGCGCTCAAGGTTAATAGTTAACGCGAAATACTACCATATCTGAGTTTTAGCGCTAGCGCGTTGTAATAAAAAATAGAATTAGGGTTGCGCGGCATGGTTGCTTGTTTTTCTAATGTATGACAAGTAACATAAGGCAAAATTTTGGCTATGGGCTACGTGTTCCCACTATAGTACGTGGAATATTTGATACCATAGCGTTATTAATTCAGAGATTGTCAATTTTTGGCAACTTTGTGTGAACCAATTCGGCAATCCTAAATCATAACTTTGATTCGAATAATAATAGGGTTTGCTAAGGAGTAAATGAGTGCAGTATTGGATCCCAAAATCACTGGTTCTTGGAATTGCCGTGAGTCTAAGCGGCTGTAGTATTTTCACAAACGATGCACATCATGAAAGAAATTATCGTGCAAACGCACCGGTGAAAGCCCCTGAAGGCTTGGCTCAGCCTTATCGAGACCCAGAATTTGCAATGCCAGTTGGCCAATATGAAAATACAGCTGAGCCGGTAAGCTATCGTGCACCGCAACAGGTATTAACGGTTGCGCAAGGCAGTTGGGTAGAGCAGGGTGAAGACGCTGCAAGGATCTTTTTTGATAAAAATGACGGTATAGAAGATTTACCAGCATTTATTTGGCGTGCTGTGGATGGGGTTGTGGCGATGCATAATGCCGGTCTTGAAAGCGATAACAAGACGCAAGGCTCGGTGACTACAACTTGGTATTCACTGATCAAGCCTAAAGACGGCTGGTTTTGGGAAGAAGCGGCAGAGCCATCTAAGCAAAAGTTTAAGTTTACTGTAGAGCAAAAAGAACATCAGCGTACGGCGTCAATTCGAGCGGAATTAGTAGATTATCAAGGCGATGGTGAGTTAACTGCGCTTCAGAAAAACCACCTCGAAGTTCGGGCACTGAACGAAGTCGTTTCAGAATTTGACTATCAATATCGTCTACTGCAAGTTGAAATGCGTAAGCGCCAAGGTGTACTGGCACTTGAACTTGGGTTTGACAAGAATGGTGATTCGGCGCTACTGACTGAAAAAGGTCAAGAAGCGGTGCTTGATCGCTTCTCAAACTTCCTCGAAAGAAGTAACTTTACGGTTGTCCGTGTCGATAGAGAAAAGCAGGAAGTTTTGGTCCGTTACGAAGCGCCTGAAAGCAGCGTTTGGGACTCTATTTGGGGTGAAGAAGCGATTGTGTTGCCAATTGACAATGGTGATTACACGATAAAGATCGCTCAAGCGCAGGATACGCGTACTTCAATTACCTGGAAGGATAGCGAAGGTAACGTACTTGATGCAAACACCATGAATAACCTGCATCAAGCCTTGATCACTTTGCTTAGGCAAAAAGGTCTAACAATCTAATAAATATAATAATTTAAAAACGAAAAGAGCTTCGGCTCTTTTCTTTGTTTTTGTGGAAGTAAAAAATGACAGAGAGCACTATGACACCACGCTCCACCTTACAAACGTGGTTTGCGTTTATCGTACCGTCATTGATTGGTATCTTTTTATTTATGACGCCAGTGGCGGTAGGGGAAGCAATGACTATCCCAATCGCTGTTATGGCGAAGTGGTTACAAGCGCAAGTCGCTCCTTTTATTAAAGACATGATTGTCGCAATAGTATGTATTACCGGGATCATGAGTTTGGTGATGAAGCTCCTAAGACCCCAAGCGCTATTAAAAATAACCATAATAAAGCACTTATTTGACGTTAGCTGGGTTTGGTTGATAACCCGACTAGTTGGCATGGTGTTTATTGTGCTTACCTTCAATGGTGTTGGTCCAGAAGCGATCCATTCAGAAAACACAGGAGCATTAGTGCTAAATGACTTGTTACCTGTACTCTTTTCTGTCTTTATTCTTGCCGGCTTGTTACTGCCATTACTACTTAACTTTGGTCTACTTGAGATGGTTGGCACACTCTTGACCAAAGTGATGCGCCCGCTATTCGGTGTGCCTGGTCGTAGCGCGGTAAACTGTGTTGCTTCTTGGCTTGGCGACGGTAGCGTAGGTATCTTGATGACTGCTCGCCAATATGAGGATAAGCACTATACACAACGAGAAGCGGCTATCATCGGCACCACATTCTCTGCGGTTTCCATTACTTTCTGTTTAGTTGTTATTGGTCAAGTTAAACTCGAACACCTGTTTGCTCCTTTTTACCTTACCGTATGTGCAGCTGGCTTTGTTGCAGCGATCATAGTGCCACGCTTACCACCGCTAAGGTTCAAAAAGGATATCTATGTAGATGGTAGCGATCACAATCAGGATTCGGAAGCGGTGCCAGAAGGAAAAGGCCTGTTAGGTCATTCTTTGGATATTGCACTTGCTAAGGCTAAAACGGCACCAGGGCTTAAAGGAACATTAGAAGAAGGCCTGCACAATGCGTTAGATATGGTATTTGCTGTACTTCCCGTGGTTATGGCAGTTGGTACTTTTGCCCTGATCATCGCAGAATACACCCCTGTATTTCAATATTTAGGTACACCTTTCGTTCCTTACCTCGAGCTACTCAATGTGGCAGAAGCCGAAAAAGCAGCACAGACGATAGTGGTAGGCTTTGCTGATATGTTTATTCCGTCAATCCTTGCTGCTGGCTCTATTGAAAGTGATACCACCAGATTTATCGTTGCCGCAATGAGTGTTACCCAGTTAATTTACATGTCTGAAGTTGGGGCATTACTGCTTGGTAGCAAAATCCCAGTGAACTTGTGGGAGCTATTCCTAATCTTTATTTTAAGAACGCTCATTACCTTACCTGTTATCGTCTTTATGGCGAAATGGTTAGTTGGCTAAAATAAAAACCCCCTACTATGCGAGGGGGTTTTATTTGAATAGCTAAACTCTTAGCTAATATATCTTCTAAAGAGAATATTTTCCTTATCACTACTCTGCTTCATCAAAGTAGCCTCAAAGTCATTCCTTCGTCTGTAAATCTAACAGGCCCTATCGACAGGTCTAGTACATTACCGATTCTATTAGAGACTTTGCTCAAGTATGGCAAATCAATAGCCTATCGTAACCATAAAGCTAGCCTAATTGCTATATACTTTGAAAGTACAACAGCTTAGATAATTCTCCAAGCAAGTTCCGATTCGTTCCAAAGCTTCTTAAGTAGCATGTGTGGATAAATCCCGTTACCTTTAAGAACTCAAGCTCCATAAAATTAACCTTGTTAACTATTTGTTTTTGTTTTTTACGGGATGTTCAGCTGTAGCTTAGGGTGGATTATAAGTACTTGATTATAATAATTTGTTTTTTCTATGTTGTTTCTTTTTGTTTTTATTTTGGGTTTTATTGTTTCTTAAATGTAACTTTTTGGGTTTACATGTGGGGGTTGCAACGCTAGTATGTTCCTGCTTAAGGAAAACATAGCTTAAGGAAGCTGATTTATGTACGAAGTAAAAGGATTCGGCGTATTACGTTTTGCCGCATTTTTTTTCATAGCTAGTAAAAGTTATGCATCGGGAACTGAAAACTCATGTCAAGTATCAGTACAAGTTAGAGACTTTATGCCTCGTACTTGTTATTCCGAGTATTCTGAATCTAGTTGTAATGATATTTGCGTTGCCGCAGAACCTTCTATGGAACCATCGTGTTTTAGGAAGATAGAGCTGCCTTGTGGGATAAAGCAAGAGCTTAAAGCATCGGCATTAGGGTACCAAAACAGAAATGGTCATGAATGGTTTCATGTCACCGACTTAATGAATCATACCGCCTTGATTGAGCAATATTATGTATTGCAGCAATCGCTTTACGGTGAACTATATAAAGATTTTGTTAACCCTGCAGATGTTGCAGGATTTAGTCCTGCAAGTGATAGTCTTCGAAAAGTTAATTTTAGACTGAATACTATTAGTTCAACTCGAAGCGTAGCTGCGGGTTTGTCACATGCTGCGCTCTACAGAAGATATGAGTATGGCTTGCTACTTGAAGAAAAGTTAAATGCGCATTTAGCGAAAGTGAGTGCAAATATCAATCAATTTGGCTTAATGAGTGCTGTTGAGAAAGAAAATCTAAAGGTGGAGATAAATCAACTGGTTGACAGCCAGACCCGGCTTTGGAAAATTCTCAAAAAATATGATGCAAGTACAATTTTATCAAGCAGAGTACGAATTATTAATCGCAGACTTACTGCACTGAATGATTCACTAACCCTCATTCCATTTGTTCAACAACAAGCACTCATCCACAAAACTCAGGTATTAAATGCCTATTTTGATGTCAGCTTCAGACAATGCGAGACAACGACTTGCTTTAACGCACTTGATGCTAGCGCCGTGGTTATTGATACCGATTATGACAAAAAACTAACGTATTTTGAGTTATATTTGGAGCAGTTAAACAATGAAGCCTCTTTGCTGAGCAATGCTTATTCGAGTGATTATCAGCCAGTTGATCCTGCTTTTGTTCGAATGCCGACTTTTGCAGGGTTTGTAACTGAGCACTATCAGGATATGCGAGCGCAGGGCACAGAACTATCTTTGAAAAAGCTAGCCACGGCGATTAATGTTGCTTATTTAGCTAAAAATGTTGATGGTCGAAGACTGTCTCAAAAGCTTGCAAAGACGGCTGATAGTACGATTGATGGCTTCAGTTCAATAGCACTATTTAATGAGCAGCACACATTGTTGTGTAAAGAATACACACGAATAAACCCGCAACTAAG
This portion of the Pseudoalteromonas sp. GCY genome encodes:
- the putP gene encoding sodium/proline symporter PutP, with amino-acid sequence MEIGTIISLALYFIAMLGIGLYAYKKSTSDVSGYMLGGRSLPPSVAALSAGASDMSGWILMGLPGAMFLYGFSSTWIAIGLVIGAWFNYLLVAPRLRVYTEYANDAITIPDYFANRFEDKGNALRIVSALVIIVFFTLYTSSGVVAGGKLFESSFGMSYESGLYITTSVVVLYTLFGGFLAVSLTDFVQGCIMFIALILVPLVTFSLLDNPLSQTLNELNPTMLTWVGSAGAIGIISAMSWGLGYFGQPHIIVRFMSVRSVKDMPTARRIGMSWMIVAALGAVGTGLFGAAYSHEHGIVVDDAETIFLILSQLLFHPLIAGFLLAAILAAIMSTISSQLLVSSSSLTEDFYKIFIHRAATDKELVLVGRISVLVVALAAIYLAYDRDSSILDLVSNAWAGFGAAFGPLVLISLFWSRMNFAGALAGMVSGAVTVLVWIYGPFTYNGEPLSATLYEIVPGFIVATVAIFAVSLMTKEPSKEITTLFYKVEKALD
- the bcp gene encoding thioredoxin-dependent thiol peroxidase; this encodes MNTLKVGDQAPLFSLQNQNDETVELATLLKSHQVLVYFYPKALTPGCTVQAENLRDHKAELAELNTVAVGISPDPVKKLKNFENKKELNFDLLSDEDHAVADEFGVWGLKKFMGKEYDGIHRLSFLVGQDGTIKHVFNKFKTKDHHEVVINHLKEQA
- a CDS encoding glycine cleavage system protein R translates to MTMHANHQLVLTAIGEDRSGIVGELTQLVSDCNCNIIDSRIAILGNEFTFIMLLAGDMASISRVEHTLPAKGMELGLLTMMKRTSSHQQGEYSAGYTLEYEGLDTPGTLSKVTRYFAAQGVNICSLKSDTFEQEDELHMRCELEFNIPVDVDIDNFKVQFEDLSHSLNVDYIFRRIR
- the bamC gene encoding outer membrane protein assembly factor BamC, whose product is MQYWIPKSLVLGIAVSLSGCSIFTNDAHHERNYRANAPVKAPEGLAQPYRDPEFAMPVGQYENTAEPVSYRAPQQVLTVAQGSWVEQGEDAARIFFDKNDGIEDLPAFIWRAVDGVVAMHNAGLESDNKTQGSVTTTWYSLIKPKDGWFWEEAAEPSKQKFKFTVEQKEHQRTASIRAELVDYQGDGELTALQKNHLEVRALNEVVSEFDYQYRLLQVEMRKRQGVLALELGFDKNGDSALLTEKGQEAVLDRFSNFLERSNFTVVRVDREKQEVLVRYEAPESSVWDSIWGEEAIVLPIDNGDYTIKIAQAQDTRTSITWKDSEGNVLDANTMNNLHQALITLLRQKGLTI
- a CDS encoding YjiH family protein, whose amino-acid sequence is MTESTMTPRSTLQTWFAFIVPSLIGIFLFMTPVAVGEAMTIPIAVMAKWLQAQVAPFIKDMIVAIVCITGIMSLVMKLLRPQALLKITIIKHLFDVSWVWLITRLVGMVFIVLTFNGVGPEAIHSENTGALVLNDLLPVLFSVFILAGLLLPLLLNFGLLEMVGTLLTKVMRPLFGVPGRSAVNCVASWLGDGSVGILMTARQYEDKHYTQREAAIIGTTFSAVSITFCLVVIGQVKLEHLFAPFYLTVCAAGFVAAIIVPRLPPLRFKKDIYVDGSDHNQDSEAVPEGKGLLGHSLDIALAKAKTAPGLKGTLEEGLHNALDMVFAVLPVVMAVGTFALIIAEYTPVFQYLGTPFVPYLELLNVAEAEKAAQTIVVGFADMFIPSILAAGSIESDTTRFIVAAMSVTQLIYMSEVGALLLGSKIPVNLWELFLIFILRTLITLPVIVFMAKWLVG